Proteins encoded within one genomic window of Novipirellula galeiformis:
- a CDS encoding sigma-70 family RNA polymerase sigma factor, protein MTGDLSVERFESTTQLVVASKEGNNDALGLLLERYRGYLLMLAHRFLSERLRRRIDPADIVQLTFLEAKRDLASFRGTSPAEFSGWLRGVLKNNVATAVTRHVTTQKRSLRREVDGNRPSPNDSGGAGWIQQLPGSTTSPSGVAIRDEATIALLEALHELPETQAEAIRLRYMEGLPLAEIVERMGKSDTAVAGLLKRGLQKLRTILDQDMSPWL, encoded by the coding sequence ATGACAGGCGATCTGAGCGTGGAGCGATTCGAATCAACTACTCAACTCGTCGTTGCCTCAAAAGAGGGCAACAACGATGCGCTTGGACTCCTTTTGGAGCGTTACCGAGGATACCTATTGATGTTAGCCCATCGCTTCCTGTCGGAACGATTGCGCCGTCGCATTGATCCTGCGGACATCGTCCAGTTGACCTTTTTAGAAGCCAAACGGGATTTGGCGTCCTTTCGCGGCACCAGCCCCGCCGAATTTTCGGGTTGGCTACGCGGTGTCTTGAAAAACAATGTCGCTACCGCCGTCACACGCCATGTCACCACGCAAAAGCGATCGCTCCGGCGCGAGGTCGACGGAAACCGGCCCTCCCCCAACGATTCCGGTGGCGCTGGCTGGATTCAACAGCTTCCCGGCAGCACGACCAGCCCGAGTGGGGTTGCGATTCGCGACGAAGCCACGATCGCGTTATTAGAAGCACTTCACGAATTGCCGGAGACTCAAGCCGAAGCGATTCGTCTGCGTTATATGGAAGGCCTTCCTTTAGCCGAAATTGTCGAACGCATGGGCAAGAGCGACACCGCCGTGGCTGGTTTACTGAAACGAGGGCTACAAAAACTTCGTACGATTTTAGACCAAGACATGAGCCCCTGGCTCTAA
- a CDS encoding flavodoxin domain-containing protein gives MIPLLTDARVQRNAPRWRSLPKLGNAAVVLLLAFIAGVLWRATSGPWWIAMPLAERWWMAGMLVVVYLLGCGWIWFRDPRRRASSFGRVAIDDTSTVVVAYASQTGMAFELAQQTAEALNAAGISAYFTAIDRIHRDRFAQGGRLLIVASTTGQGDPPDHAIGFLREVMDRPLSLESLRYAVLALGDRSYEQFCAFGHQLDRWLQAQQAQRLFPVVEVDNADPLALRHWQTQVAEVCEADNGIAWQSTQSDDWSLDSRIELNANGCASSVFHLTMTPPQSKLPQWQAGDIAEVYPRHSPRLVAEWLETMGFEGAAIVQRQGRRVTLESVLAESQLPKLNSIGEIGAFDAQSLADRLQPLQCREYSIASLPSEGNLQLLVRRAVRVDGTIGLCSGWLCDSLQPTEKVKLRIRSNPNFHSQASDRPLILIGNGTGLAGLRGHLLERLESGYHENWLLFGERNMAHDFHLREEIQAWRDQGVIKRLDLAFSRDQAERVYVQDKLREAADELQQWVRNGAAIYVCGSLVGMAPAVDSVLRRVLGDAIVDDLLVDGRYRRDVY, from the coding sequence GTGATTCCGTTATTGACCGACGCCCGTGTGCAACGCAACGCACCCCGATGGCGTTCGTTGCCCAAGTTGGGCAATGCAGCCGTTGTTTTGTTATTGGCATTCATCGCGGGGGTGTTGTGGCGTGCAACGAGCGGTCCGTGGTGGATTGCGATGCCGCTTGCCGAGCGTTGGTGGATGGCGGGAATGTTGGTGGTCGTTTATTTGCTCGGTTGCGGATGGATTTGGTTTCGCGATCCACGCCGCAGGGCCTCTTCGTTTGGTAGGGTAGCGATCGATGACACCTCGACGGTCGTGGTGGCTTATGCGAGCCAGACGGGGATGGCATTTGAGTTGGCGCAACAAACGGCCGAGGCATTAAATGCCGCCGGAATCTCAGCCTACTTTACCGCAATCGATCGCATCCATCGCGATCGGTTTGCCCAAGGAGGTCGCTTGTTGATTGTGGCCAGCACCACCGGCCAGGGAGACCCACCCGATCATGCGATCGGCTTTTTACGAGAGGTCATGGACCGGCCTCTCTCGCTCGAATCCTTGCGATATGCGGTGTTGGCATTGGGGGATCGTAGCTACGAGCAATTTTGTGCTTTCGGGCACCAATTGGATCGATGGTTACAAGCTCAGCAAGCCCAGCGATTGTTTCCTGTGGTCGAGGTCGACAATGCGGATCCGTTGGCGCTGCGGCATTGGCAAACGCAAGTTGCCGAGGTCTGCGAAGCCGATAATGGGATCGCATGGCAGTCGACGCAGTCGGATGATTGGTCGCTTGATTCACGCATCGAACTCAATGCAAACGGGTGCGCCAGCAGCGTCTTTCATCTGACAATGACGCCGCCCCAATCGAAGCTCCCGCAATGGCAGGCAGGCGATATTGCGGAGGTCTATCCTCGTCATTCGCCACGCTTGGTTGCCGAATGGTTAGAGACCATGGGTTTCGAGGGTGCCGCGATCGTTCAACGGCAGGGACGCAGGGTGACATTGGAGTCGGTGCTTGCGGAGTCACAGTTGCCGAAACTAAACTCCATCGGCGAAATTGGGGCGTTTGACGCACAATCGCTCGCGGATCGGTTACAACCGCTGCAATGTCGTGAATATTCGATCGCATCGCTCCCCAGCGAAGGCAATTTGCAACTATTGGTACGCCGTGCAGTGCGCGTCGATGGGACAATCGGCCTGTGCAGTGGATGGTTATGCGATTCGTTGCAACCGACGGAAAAGGTCAAGCTTCGCATTCGCAGCAATCCAAACTTTCATTCTCAAGCAAGTGATCGACCTTTGATTCTGATTGGAAACGGAACCGGGCTTGCGGGTTTACGTGGACATTTGTTGGAACGATTGGAGTCGGGGTATCATGAAAATTGGTTGCTGTTTGGCGAGCGCAATATGGCCCATGATTTCCATCTTCGCGAAGAGATCCAAGCGTGGCGGGACCAGGGAGTGATCAAACGTTTGGATCTCGCATTTTCGCGTGACCAAGCCGAACGCGTCTACGTACAAGACAAACTGCGAGAAGCCGCCGACGAGCTTCAGCAATGGGTTCGTAACGGTGCTGCGATCTACGTTTGTGGCAGCTTGGTAGGGATGGCTCCCGCAGTGGATTCCGTCCTGCGTCGCGTGCTTGGCGATGCGATAGTCGACGACCTGTTGGTTGACGGACGCTATCGACGAGATGTCTACTGA
- a CDS encoding TlpA family protein disulfide reductase encodes MAKNQLNSCFSHSRPNRLNLLALAMGFAIVGCGEKGTETPADAPTQTSAVAPSEPQTVTEGAAATDSGKSQQASEAPGSLELPPGDLPAAEPNSPSPKGSGGMEMPDVQVSRKPPLQSSAESAASEVVYGSLQEVQDRVAKTGKVTIVDFWSLSCQPCLEEFPGLVRLQKQFPAKVQCFSVDIDFDGRKSRPPKYYEERVAAFVSSVGATFPNYISSTPSDEIYAKLELDSIPAVLIYDAEGKLVKKFVDAGDTAGFSYDDDVIPFVKQMME; translated from the coding sequence ATGGCCAAGAATCAATTAAACAGTTGCTTTTCGCATTCTCGACCCAATCGCTTGAATTTACTGGCGTTGGCGATGGGGTTTGCCATCGTCGGGTGTGGAGAAAAGGGGACCGAAACGCCCGCCGATGCACCGACGCAAACCTCGGCGGTGGCACCATCGGAACCACAAACGGTGACCGAGGGCGCGGCCGCGACCGATTCGGGCAAGTCGCAGCAGGCGTCCGAAGCGCCTGGGAGTCTGGAATTGCCTCCGGGCGATCTGCCTGCGGCGGAACCGAATTCACCATCCCCCAAAGGTAGCGGGGGGATGGAGATGCCCGACGTCCAAGTCAGTCGCAAGCCGCCTCTGCAATCTTCCGCAGAATCCGCTGCCTCGGAGGTGGTCTATGGATCGTTACAAGAGGTCCAGGATCGGGTTGCCAAGACGGGCAAGGTAACCATCGTCGACTTTTGGTCGCTGTCCTGCCAACCCTGTTTGGAAGAGTTCCCAGGCTTGGTTCGTTTGCAGAAGCAGTTTCCTGCGAAAGTTCAATGTTTCTCCGTCGATATTGATTTTGATGGCCGGAAATCGCGTCCTCCAAAGTACTACGAAGAACGCGTTGCCGCGTTTGTTAGCAGCGTCGGAGCGACGTTTCCCAACTACATCAGCAGCACCCCGAGCGACGAAATTTATGCCAAGTTAGAGCTCGATTCGATCCCGGCGGTCTTGATCTACGATGCCGAAGGCAAGTTGGTCAAAAAGTTTGTCGATGCCGGCGATACCGCAGGTTTCAGCTATGACGACGATGTCATTCCGTTTGTCAAACAAATGATGGAATAA
- a CDS encoding cation:proton antiporter — MDDISQLTADLLIVLTAGLIAGAVCKRIGVSMLVGYLIVGGLIGEGVLGFVNQENHELERIAHLGALLLLFSVGIEFSLGELIRLSRFFLLGGIIQMTLVAIPVTFVCIALGMELNASLLAGSAVALSSTVLTFKALAEWGQTASPHGRRAIGILLFQDVALVPLMLLVPLLTHSGEPPTLAAYGILGGKSLVFVIGVCCVHSIFRRWLVPGLARLRSVELVILFAVCLLGGVSWTAYQMGLPSAVGALAAGIILSGTRISKQIDTIVLPFREIFAAIFFVTLGTLLNPGQFIDEPLLLSFGLVFIILIKGTAAAIALRSVGLHPKAAIGMGLGLAQMGEFSFLLLSAGVKQGLFSHANYNRMLFIALGTLILTPQLIRYGLRWTSDERAGAEKSEHDEADGHGLHHDLGRHALVIGIGMIGRQISSQLEMKGVDVRLLDFSSINLHPFAQQGFQTVAGDARDPEVLQRADASNCNLSVVCVPDDQNANEIVSALRSLNSNSTIVVRCRYQGNVAAMRRAGANSVVSEEGTASEALLKWCERFVQNSH, encoded by the coding sequence ATGGATGATATCTCTCAACTCACTGCTGATCTGCTGATCGTGCTTACCGCAGGGCTGATCGCGGGTGCCGTCTGTAAACGGATCGGCGTTTCCATGCTGGTCGGCTATTTGATTGTGGGTGGTTTGATTGGCGAAGGGGTTCTAGGTTTTGTCAATCAAGAAAACCACGAACTCGAACGAATCGCGCACCTCGGTGCCTTGCTGCTCCTGTTTTCAGTAGGCATTGAATTTTCCTTAGGAGAGTTGATTCGCTTGAGCCGGTTCTTTTTGCTTGGTGGGATCATCCAAATGACGCTGGTGGCGATCCCAGTGACGTTTGTTTGTATCGCCTTAGGCATGGAATTGAATGCGTCGTTGTTGGCCGGTTCCGCTGTCGCCCTGAGCTCCACGGTGCTGACCTTCAAGGCGCTTGCGGAATGGGGGCAAACCGCATCTCCCCATGGCCGCCGCGCCATCGGCATTCTGTTGTTCCAAGACGTGGCGCTGGTACCGCTGATGCTCTTGGTTCCCTTGTTGACCCACAGTGGTGAACCGCCAACGTTGGCCGCTTATGGAATTCTAGGTGGCAAATCATTGGTTTTTGTGATTGGCGTTTGCTGCGTCCACTCTATTTTCCGCCGCTGGCTCGTTCCTGGGCTCGCACGACTTCGCAGTGTCGAGCTTGTTATTTTGTTTGCCGTCTGCTTGCTAGGCGGCGTTAGCTGGACCGCTTACCAGATGGGATTGCCATCGGCAGTCGGAGCCTTGGCCGCCGGAATCATTCTGAGCGGCACACGAATTAGCAAACAAATCGATACGATCGTTTTACCCTTTCGCGAAATCTTTGCTGCGATTTTCTTTGTCACCCTCGGAACGCTACTCAATCCAGGTCAATTCATCGACGAACCGTTGCTGCTCAGTTTCGGTCTGGTGTTCATTATCTTGATCAAGGGCACGGCGGCCGCGATCGCACTTCGCTCCGTCGGACTTCACCCCAAAGCCGCGATCGGCATGGGCCTAGGTCTCGCTCAAATGGGTGAATTTTCATTCCTACTGCTCTCCGCAGGAGTGAAGCAAGGGTTGTTTAGCCACGCGAATTACAACCGCATGCTATTCATCGCACTAGGAACGCTGATCTTAACACCGCAGTTGATCCGATATGGGCTCCGTTGGACCAGTGATGAAAGGGCCGGCGCTGAAAAAAGCGAACACGATGAAGCGGACGGTCATGGGCTACATCACGATCTCGGCCGCCACGCGCTCGTGATTGGCATTGGGATGATCGGACGGCAAATCAGTTCCCAATTGGAAATGAAAGGAGTCGATGTTCGGCTGCTGGATTTCAGCTCCATCAACTTGCACCCGTTCGCACAACAGGGTTTTCAGACCGTGGCGGGGGACGCTCGAGATCCAGAAGTGCTGCAGCGTGCTGACGCGAGCAACTGTAACTTGTCGGTCGTCTGTGTTCCCGATGACCAGAACGCCAATGAAATCGTCAGTGCACTACGAAGTCTGAACTCAAATTCCACCATCGTCGTACGCTGTCGTTACCAAGGCAATGTCGCCGCGATGAGGCGAGCCGGTGCGAACAGCGTCGTGAGCGAGGAAGGCACAGCATCCGAGGCACTCCTAAAGTGGTGCGAACGGTTTGTGCAAAACAGCCACTGA
- a CDS encoding serine/threonine-protein kinase, translated as MAENDPTADPVDEAFAAYLRSCDAGELTSREDFLKQFPGVADQLKQLMEAADLLGQVTLASGLSSSQRVADHGAKTVALNLAEGEQSNVDPAITLPMAPRAKNDPGPTLPFDLGDYELQHVLGKGGMGIVYLANQKQLNRMVAVKMIRGGMLADESDVRRFYTEAQAVARLNHPGIVPVYQFGQRAGHHFFSMAYICGSDLQRKLYAECLDPKQAARYVRDVARAIDHAHHKGVLHRDLKPANVLIDEQDQVHVTDFGLAKHMDGDSSVTGTGAALGTPHYMAPEQAGGLSDRANRQSDVYAMGAILFACLTGRPPIAAETVMQTLLDVVHNPAPPVRSFRSDAPVDLETIIAKCLEKNPQKRYASAGQLADDLDAFLDDRPITARPRSMPVRIWHWLEGVPLVAAVSGRRMVSASLSHRRFQAAMLLLLLMTPFIATGLALLWQQHKESMPRIVRFAGGHENGVYNTVSNSIAKRLQAKYKVTTAVASSNGSLDNRTRLLRGEVHLAPVQASAISGDPLCVVAPLFFEVVHFLVRQDANVNTLSDLNGHRVAVGPLGSGSRATTEMVFESLNITPEMAVREVLAWEDLQSDTAPDVAVICIGLGSPLVANLIRHHRWQLMSIPTPIQISLQHPTLRPMTIESRDYPGIDIPAEGIASVGTTAFLAARTDTPSELVTATLQTLYEPPTLCIGMIPRKHAAEWQGLAFHRAARQFFETTETAD; from the coding sequence ATGGCTGAGAACGACCCTACTGCAGATCCTGTTGACGAGGCCTTTGCGGCCTATCTGCGATCATGTGATGCGGGTGAATTAACAAGCCGAGAAGATTTTTTAAAGCAGTTTCCCGGTGTCGCAGACCAATTAAAGCAGTTGATGGAAGCGGCTGACTTGCTTGGCCAAGTGACCTTGGCATCAGGGTTATCTAGCAGCCAACGGGTCGCCGACCACGGCGCCAAAACGGTTGCTCTCAACCTCGCCGAGGGAGAACAATCCAACGTCGACCCCGCCATCACGCTGCCGATGGCCCCGCGCGCCAAGAACGATCCTGGACCGACGCTGCCGTTTGACCTGGGCGACTACGAACTGCAACACGTCCTCGGCAAAGGAGGGATGGGCATTGTCTATTTGGCAAATCAGAAACAATTGAACCGGATGGTGGCGGTCAAAATGATTCGCGGCGGCATGCTAGCCGATGAATCCGATGTGCGACGTTTCTATACCGAAGCCCAGGCGGTAGCGAGATTGAACCATCCCGGTATCGTTCCGGTCTATCAATTTGGTCAACGCGCGGGACATCATTTCTTTTCCATGGCGTACATTTGTGGCAGCGACTTGCAGCGCAAGTTGTACGCAGAATGCCTGGACCCTAAACAAGCCGCACGCTACGTTCGTGATGTGGCCCGCGCGATTGACCACGCTCATCACAAGGGCGTCCTGCATCGCGATCTAAAACCGGCTAACGTCCTGATTGACGAACAAGACCAAGTCCATGTGACCGACTTTGGTTTAGCCAAACATATGGATGGCGATAGCAGCGTGACGGGAACGGGGGCCGCTCTGGGAACGCCTCATTACATGGCTCCCGAGCAGGCTGGCGGACTCAGCGACCGGGCGAATCGTCAGAGCGATGTGTACGCCATGGGTGCGATCCTATTCGCCTGTCTGACCGGGCGACCTCCGATCGCCGCAGAGACTGTCATGCAAACGTTGCTGGACGTCGTTCACAATCCGGCGCCTCCGGTGCGTTCGTTTCGCTCGGATGCCCCGGTCGATCTGGAGACGATCATTGCGAAGTGCTTAGAAAAAAATCCACAGAAGCGCTACGCATCCGCAGGACAACTCGCCGACGACCTCGATGCATTTCTTGACGATCGTCCCATCACGGCACGACCGCGGTCGATGCCCGTGAGAATATGGCATTGGCTCGAAGGCGTCCCCTTGGTTGCTGCGGTCTCGGGCCGACGCATGGTCAGCGCATCGTTGTCACATCGTCGCTTCCAAGCCGCGATGCTGCTCCTGCTCTTAATGACTCCCTTTATCGCCACCGGCCTTGCCCTGCTTTGGCAACAACACAAAGAATCGATGCCCCGCATTGTGCGGTTCGCAGGCGGACACGAAAACGGCGTTTACAACACGGTATCGAACTCGATTGCCAAGCGATTGCAGGCTAAATACAAAGTGACCACGGCGGTCGCTAGCAGCAACGGATCTCTCGACAATCGAACGCGTCTACTTCGTGGCGAGGTTCACCTTGCGCCCGTGCAGGCTTCGGCAATCAGCGGAGATCCGCTGTGCGTCGTCGCCCCTTTGTTTTTCGAAGTCGTGCACTTCTTGGTGCGTCAGGACGCGAACGTCAACACGCTCAGCGATCTCAATGGACATCGCGTCGCGGTCGGCCCATTGGGAAGCGGATCGCGAGCGACGACCGAGATGGTCTTCGAATCGCTCAACATCACTCCCGAGATGGCGGTTCGCGAAGTCTTGGCGTGGGAAGATCTTCAATCCGATACCGCGCCCGATGTGGCTGTGATCTGCATTGGATTGGGCAGCCCATTGGTCGCAAACTTAATCCGTCACCATCGCTGGCAACTAATGTCGATCCCGACTCCCATCCAAATCTCGCTGCAACACCCAACCCTACGTCCGATGACAATTGAGTCCCGCGATTATCCGGGAATCGATATCCCCGCCGAAGGCATTGCATCGGTCGGAACCACGGCGTTTCTGGCGGCCCGAACCGACACTCCGTCCGAATTGGTCACGGCAACGCTGCAAACGTTGTACGAACCGCCGACCTTATGCATCGGGATGATCCCACGCAAACACGCCGCCGAGTGGCAGGGCCTCGCATTTCATCGCGCCGCCCGCCAATTCTTTGAAACAACCGAAACGGCCGATTGA
- a CDS encoding DUF4198 domain-containing protein, translated as MVRFCLLTIVFACLVPLTASAHKVWLLPSQTTLSGNDPWVTVDAAVSNDLFYFNHVPLRLDNLQIIAPDGSPAEAQNQATGKYRSVFDLQLQQSGTYRIAVVNNGLFATWEVDGQRKRWRGNREAFASEVPQDAKDLKVTESVGRIETFVTNGVPNETALQPTGVGIEVVSLTHPNDQYAGEESRFRVLVDGEPAAGLAFEIVRGGTRYRNALDETTVTTDEKGEFAVTWAEPGMYWLETSKQDNKVQGTLASTRRLSYAATLEVLPQ; from the coding sequence ATGGTTCGTTTTTGCCTACTCACCATCGTGTTTGCTTGTCTGGTGCCGCTGACGGCATCGGCTCACAAAGTTTGGCTGCTTCCGTCGCAAACCACGCTTTCAGGAAATGATCCGTGGGTCACGGTGGATGCGGCGGTGTCCAACGACTTGTTCTATTTCAATCACGTTCCGCTGCGTCTGGACAATCTTCAGATCATTGCGCCCGACGGAAGTCCCGCGGAAGCTCAAAACCAAGCGACCGGAAAATATCGCAGCGTTTTTGATCTGCAATTGCAACAATCGGGAACCTACCGCATCGCGGTGGTGAACAACGGCTTGTTTGCGACTTGGGAGGTCGATGGCCAGCGCAAGCGATGGCGTGGGAATCGCGAAGCCTTTGCCAGCGAGGTCCCTCAGGATGCCAAGGATTTGAAAGTGACCGAAAGCGTGGGGCGAATCGAAACCTTTGTGACCAATGGCGTCCCCAATGAAACCGCACTTCAGCCTACGGGAGTCGGGATCGAGGTGGTCTCGTTGACTCACCCCAATGACCAATACGCTGGCGAGGAAAGTCGCTTTCGAGTGTTGGTTGACGGAGAACCCGCGGCCGGATTGGCGTTCGAAATTGTTCGTGGTGGAACGCGATATCGAAATGCCTTGGATGAGACCACGGTGACGACCGACGAAAAAGGCGAGTTCGCTGTAACGTGGGCCGAGCCCGGGATGTATTGGCTTGAAACCTCCAAGCAAGATAACAAGGTGCAAGGGACACTCGCTTCGACGCGTCGTTTGAGCTACGCAGCAACCTTGGAAGTATTGCCTCAGTGA
- a CDS encoding PepSY-associated TM helix domain-containing protein codes for MPIATSERGYRRGFWMRTMVQWHWISSAVCLVAMLMFAITGITLNHAAQIETTPVVENQIVTVPESLLSGATLDSATEASPLPSELAQWLSDQLAISIGTRQAEWSEEEIYLSMPAPGSDAWLSIDRASGDVEYERTSRGWVAFFNDLHKGRNTGAAWKWLMDVFAVATLVFCFSGLFLLVAHARQRRMTWPLVGLGFVVPALVVLLLIH; via the coding sequence TTGCCAATCGCAACCAGCGAGCGAGGCTATCGACGTGGTTTTTGGATGCGCACGATGGTTCAATGGCATTGGATCAGCTCTGCGGTCTGTTTGGTCGCGATGTTGATGTTCGCGATCACGGGCATCACGCTCAACCATGCCGCTCAGATTGAAACCACACCCGTGGTGGAGAATCAAATCGTGACAGTACCCGAGTCGCTTTTGAGCGGTGCCACGCTCGACTCGGCGACCGAGGCGTCTCCCTTGCCATCCGAATTGGCGCAATGGTTAAGTGACCAATTGGCGATCTCGATCGGAACGCGTCAAGCGGAATGGAGTGAGGAGGAAATCTATTTGTCGATGCCCGCGCCGGGGAGCGACGCATGGCTGAGTATCGATCGCGCGAGCGGTGACGTTGAATATGAACGAACGAGCCGTGGATGGGTGGCGTTCTTTAATGATTTGCACAAAGGTCGCAACACGGGTGCCGCTTGGAAATGGTTGATGGATGTGTTTGCCGTGGCCACGCTTGTGTTCTGTTTTTCTGGTTTGTTCCTGCTCGTCGCTCATGCGCGTCAACGCCGCATGACATGGCCGTTGGTGGGGCTTGGTTTCGTCGTACCTGCCTTGGTCGTTTTGCTGTTGATTCACTAG
- a CDS encoding DUF1559 domain-containing protein: MAANAPVPSAVSRRGFTLVELLVVIAIIGVLVGLLLPAVQAAREAARRLQCKNNVKQIALGMSMFEHTFGHYPYSRTGSLWRIMAFVEQPELAERFSAARHPNFNDPSASEYKWGYNGSMATVWSNQAVLEEVVGTQLPVFQCPSRTGSATTFDGSIEMGVADYTTPRIPALRPQGHPLYYQGGEPQMQFSTAMTPASGSRNRDPNNKGGKARDVTDGMSNTLMYYECIGSPELFVRGQVVAATGGAGLAWAGSGDGVKMRAYTADNMTADTSNSNRGKSTSGNPSIPDSPTDCSMTSAWEATIDTCGTYRALNHTNKSQPYSFHSGTVNVGLCDGSSRTISDSIDIGVFLNLMLRDDGQVLGEY; encoded by the coding sequence ATGGCTGCCAACGCCCCCGTTCCCAGCGCGGTGTCCCGCCGCGGATTTACGCTCGTCGAACTCCTTGTGGTTATCGCAATTATCGGCGTACTGGTCGGTTTATTGCTGCCTGCGGTGCAAGCGGCACGCGAAGCTGCTCGCCGTCTTCAATGCAAAAACAACGTCAAGCAGATCGCCTTGGGGATGTCGATGTTTGAACACACCTTCGGGCATTACCCCTATTCGCGAACGGGGTCGCTGTGGCGAATCATGGCCTTTGTCGAGCAGCCCGAGTTGGCCGAGAGGTTCAGTGCCGCAAGGCATCCGAACTTCAATGATCCCTCGGCGAGCGAGTACAAGTGGGGATACAACGGCAGCATGGCAACGGTGTGGAGTAATCAAGCCGTTTTAGAGGAGGTTGTGGGGACGCAATTGCCGGTATTTCAGTGCCCCAGTCGCACGGGCTCGGCAACCACGTTTGACGGCAGCATTGAGATGGGGGTTGCGGACTACACGACGCCTCGCATTCCCGCGCTTCGTCCCCAAGGACACCCGCTCTATTACCAAGGCGGGGAGCCACAGATGCAGTTCAGCACGGCAATGACTCCTGCCTCCGGGTCTCGAAATCGTGATCCGAACAACAAAGGCGGCAAGGCGCGTGATGTTACCGATGGCATGAGTAACACGTTGATGTACTACGAGTGCATTGGTAGCCCCGAGCTGTTTGTACGCGGCCAAGTGGTGGCGGCGACCGGTGGCGCAGGCCTCGCCTGGGCGGGCAGTGGCGACGGGGTGAAAATGCGAGCCTATACGGCCGACAACATGACCGCGGATACTTCCAATTCCAATCGCGGCAAGTCGACCTCCGGCAACCCCTCCATTCCGGATAGCCCCACGGATTGCAGCATGACCTCGGCGTGGGAGGCAACCATTGATACGTGTGGCACCTACCGAGCGCTGAACCACACCAATAAAAGCCAACCGTACAGCTTCCATTCGGGCACGGTGAACGTCGGGCTTTGCGATGGTTCTTCTCGCACGATCTCGGACTCGATCGATATCGGAGTCTTTCTGAATCTGATGTTACGTGACGACGGTCAAGTTTTAGGCGAATATTGA
- a CDS encoding DUF2271 domain-containing protein — MVRCFFSALAGLMLAYCSCATTQAEQLSVSVEIPQLNVSEYHRPYVAIWIEEPSSKTVRDLSVWYQMRQGKEGHGTKWLPDLRQWWRRSGRYLEMPVDGVTSATRPVGKHVLEFSHEQAPLKDLPAGSYTLVVEAVREVGGRELVKIPFQWPVDAPQTKDAKGDSELGGVSLTLKP, encoded by the coding sequence ATGGTTCGCTGTTTTTTCTCTGCATTAGCAGGCTTGATGCTGGCGTATTGCTCCTGTGCCACAACCCAGGCTGAGCAGCTGAGTGTGTCGGTCGAGATTCCGCAGTTGAATGTTTCGGAATACCACCGTCCGTATGTGGCGATATGGATCGAAGAGCCAAGCTCAAAAACGGTTCGTGATCTTTCGGTTTGGTACCAAATGCGTCAAGGCAAAGAGGGGCATGGGACGAAGTGGTTACCCGATTTGCGGCAATGGTGGCGTCGCTCGGGACGTTACCTCGAAATGCCCGTCGATGGAGTCACGTCGGCAACGCGTCCGGTCGGCAAGCATGTGCTCGAATTTTCGCACGAGCAAGCACCGCTAAAGGATCTTCCCGCAGGTTCTTACACGCTTGTGGTGGAAGCGGTGCGCGAAGTTGGTGGCCGCGAACTGGTCAAAATCCCGTTCCAATGGCCTGTCGATGCGCCTCAGACCAAGGATGCAAAAGGCGATAGCGAACTCGGTGGGGTGTCACTCACGCTAAAGCCGTAG